A genomic region of Salvelinus alpinus chromosome 12, SLU_Salpinus.1, whole genome shotgun sequence contains the following coding sequences:
- the LOC139535323 gene encoding sarcolemmal membrane-associated protein-like: SVGELERLQKGCSGLQQECECLRSEKTTLVNRLQRLETDLDSSREQTASLNSSLQLLEKSRGEMQSRLGSLQDQHLQDANKLQSQLTQAASRTQSLQKEYEDTQTLLSDLRQRYERTEQEKRSINEELEQCKFNLKLLQDKGKNPSILQPVQAIFIGLILALLYWCFSQLW, from the exons tctgtaggggagttggaacGTCTTCAGAAGGGCTGTTCCGGTCTGCAGCAGGAGTGTGAGTGTCTCCGTTCTGAGAAGACTACCCTGGTGAACAGACTACAAAGACTGGAGACTGACCTGGACAG ttCCAGGGAGCAGACTGCCAGTCTGAACAGCAGTCTTCAGTTACTGGAGAAGTCCCGGGGAGAGATGCAGAGTAGACTGGGTTCACTGCAGGACCAACACCTCCAGGACGCTAACAAGCTGCAGTCACAGCTGACCCAGGCTGCTAGCAGGACACAGAGCCTGCAGAAAGAG tATGAGGACACCCAGACCTTGCTATCTGACCTGCGGCAGCGTTATGAGAGGACAGAGCAGGAGAAACGCTCCATCAACGAGGAGCTGGAACAGTGTAAATTCAACCTCAAACTGCTGCAGGACAAGGGCAAGAAT CCATCCATATTGCAGCCTGTCCAAGCCATTTTCATCGGCCTTATCCTGGCCTTGCTGTATTGGTGCTTCAGCCAGTTGTGGTAG